TTGGTGATAACAGCCAACTTACCGAGCGCCAGAAATGGAGCCTTGCGCGTGATGCCTTCGACAAAGCGCAAGCGGAAGAGAAGCGGAAGGACAACGAAGCTGCGGCCTACTACTATGAGGTTGCTCTCGAACTGTTAGGCAGTTTGGACATGGCCTCGATTGAAGTGCCGACCCGGCGTGTCCTGGATTTGCAAAGCAAGGTTCTCAAGAAGTACAACTCGTTCCTTGCGTCCATCGACAATCTGCCTTCTACCGCCGGCCCGGTGGCGATTCTGGAATCGTCCGCACCGTCCGATGAGGCCGATACCGAGAGTCTGCCCGAAAAGCCTGCTCCGGATCTGATTGCCCCGCAGGCGACCCTTCGTCCGGACCGGACTCAGCTTCCGAACGTCCCCATGACGATGAATGCCGCGGTAGCCGGGCAAATCACGTTCTTCATGAATCGTGGCCGTAAGGTTATGATGAAGTGGATGGAACGTGCTGCCTATATGTTCCCGCGTCTGCGGCCAATCATGGCCGAAGAGGGCATCCCGCAGGAAGTTCTGTTTTTGGCGATGATCGAATCGGGATTGAATCCCCGAGCGTATTCGTATGCGCACGCGGCCGGTGTCTGGCAGTTCATTCCGTCCAGTGGCCGGATTTATGGTCTCGACGTGGGCCGTCTGTATGATGAGCGCATGCACGTGGAAGAGTCCACTCGCGCGGCCTGCCAGTATCTGCGCAAGCTCTACGATGAGTTCGGCGATTGGTATCTGGCATTTGCGGCTTACAATTGCGGCGAATTGCGCGTGGAGCGTGAGATCGCCCACAGTCGGACGCGCGACTATTTTGGTTTGAAGAAGCTGCCGGCTCAGACCCGCAGCTATGTTCCGGCTTATCTAGCCACGCGAGCCATTTGCGAGAATCCCGGCCAGTACGGGTTTCCTCCCTTAAGTCCTGAGACTCCGTATGGCGGTGTGGACGTGTGGGTGAATGGAAGCTATCGGCTGGATCATGTCGCTCAGGCCGCCGGAGTGGATCCGGAAACTGTGGCGGATCTCAACCCGGAGTTTGTGCAGGGTGTGACGCCGTCAGGCTCTCCGGTGCGCGTCCGTCTGCCCCGTAAGGCGGACAAAGATTTTGAAAGTCGCCTGGCTGCGCTGCCCCGCACCGTGATTCCGGAGACCGGAGTTCACAAGGTGCGTCGCGGCGAAACGCTGGCGGAAATTGCGCAACTCTACGACACGACGCCGAACGCGATTCGTACGCTGTCGGAAAATCGCAAGGTGAATTTCAAGAAGTTGCGCGGCGGTATGCAACTGGCCGTTCCGCTGGGACAGAAGGTCGAACCGAAGGTGGAGCCTTCGCAGATCGCGGCGGCAGACGTATCGAAGAGCGCGGCAGCACCGAAGACGGCAGCGCCGGCACCGGTCTCCAAGACGGATACGGGCGAAGCCAGGACCGTTGCGGCGGTGAACACGAACGCACCGGCGAACCACGAGATTATCTATACGGTTCATAAGGGCGAGAGCATCGGCCAGATCAGCCGCCAATTGGGCGTGTCGGTCGATGAAATCGTGAGCCAGAACCATATTTCGAATCCGAATAAGGTGCTGCCGGGCAGCAAACTGAAGATCATGATTCAGGGTGCGCCGGAAGTGGCTCAGACGCCGGAGCCGGCTCCGAAGGCCGAGGCCAGCGCGGCGAAGAAAGTTGACTCGAAGCGATTCACGCACACCGTCCAGCCGGGGGACACCGTTTGGTCCATCGCGCGGACGTACGGACAGGATCCGCACAAAATCTTACATTGGAATGGCCTGACCCGCGAAAGTACCCTATATCCCGGTCAGGAACTTATTATTAACCAATAAACCTGAATACCCCGCGGTAATGGTGCGGGGTGGTGCGGGCCGCCACGATCGGACATACAGTGAGCAGACAACAGGGTTCCCGCTGCGGCAGGATGGAGGGCATATCCATGACCAAGCAGGATCTGGTTGATCGCCTGTCCAATGAGATCGGCATGCCGAAGCTCGAAGTCCAGACGGTAGTCGACGGGCTACTCAGTCTGGTAATGGATTCGGTTGCCAGTGGACAGCGGGTGGAATTGCGCAGGTTCGGCGTGTGGAAACCGGTGAACCGCAAAGGCAGGAAAGTACGGACGCCGGGTGGCATACACGAAATTGACGTTCCGGACAGACCCTCCGTTGTCTTCGTCCCATCCACAGAGTTTCGCGCGCGGGTGAGCGACCTCAAGTTTGAGGAAGCAGGGACTGTATAGCGCGTCCGAGTTTCAGACTCATTTCGATCCTATTTCGATAAATAACAATCAACCCAGGCCGCTTCGTTATGTGATGGAGCGTTGCCGGAAGGAGAACGCCTTTTGCCCTGTGGAAAGAAGCGCAAGCGCCACAAGATGTCCACTCACAAGCGCAAGAAGCGCCTGCGCAAGAATCGTCACAAGAAGAAAATTCGTTAGTTCTGCGGCACGGTGGTTCGTACCACAGACTGAAAGCTGCCGCTGTGGTTGCCGGACGGGCCTTGTTTCGATGAGGCCCTTCCGTTTTTGTACACGTCACGTTTTGCACGGATCTTAACCGCCCGGTTGCCGGGCGGTTCCCACCCAAAGCTATGTCCCAGCAGGAAAAGATCTATACCGTCACTCAAATTACCCGGGAAATCAAACGGGTAATTCACGAAGGCTTTGGAGCCTTGTGGGTGGAAGGCGAGATCTCCGGCTATAAACGCCACACGTCAGGACACCATTATTTCACCTTGAAGGATGGCGCCTCACAGATGTCCTGTGCGATGTGGAAGATGAGTGCGGGGTGGCTGACCTTTCAGCCACAAGACGGGATGAAAGTGCAGGTGTGGGGCAACCTTGAGGTCTATGAGCCTGCGGGACGCTATCAGCTCATTGCGCTGCAGATGCGGCCATCCGGTGTGGGTGAACTGCAGAGAGCCTTTGAGGTGCTTGTGCAGAAGCTTCGCGCCGAGGGGCTGTTCGAATTGGAACGCAAACGGCCTTTGCCTCCGTATCCGGAGACCATAGGCCTGATCACCTCGGCAGATGGCGCGGCCCTCCACGATATGCGCACCGTGGCGGCCCGCCGTTGGCCTGGCGTCCAGCTTGTGCTGGCGCCGGTCAAAGTGCAGGGGACAGGAGCCGCGCAGGAAATTGCCTCCGCTATTCGCGCCTTCAACCGTGAAGGTCTGGCCGATGTGCTGGTGGTGGGGCGGGGAGGCGGTTCCCTTGAAGACTTGTGGGCCTTCAATGAAGAAATCGTCGCCCGGGCGATTTTCGAATCCCGAATTCCCGTGGTTTCCGCTGTGGGACATGAAGTGGACTTCACGGTAGCCGACTTAGTGGCGGATGTCCGCGCGCCCACGCCTTCGGCAGCCATGGAACTGGTGCTCCCGGACTGTCAGGATGTGGCGGACTATGTCGCCGAGTTGAAGCGACGGCTGGCATCGCGGCGGGTGGAGCAATTGCGCAGTCTCCGCCAGAGGCTTGACGCCCTTTCACGGCACTGGGCCTTGCGTCAGCCGGTGAATCTGGTGCATGCGAATACCCAGCGGCTGGATGATTTGCACTCCCGGCTGGAGGCTGCCTCGTCACGGTTGCTGAAAGACAAACAACATTCGCTGGAACGCGTCCGCGAACTCTTGACTCTTTTCCATCCGCAAGCTATACTGGAGAGAGGGTATGCGGTCGTACGGGACGGGGATGGACAGTATGTGCGGGACGTGCGGGCGCTGACTCCGGGCGCAGGAGTTTCGATCTTTTTTGCCCGTGGCCGGGCCGACGCGCAGATCCAGCACATTCACGATAACGGGAATCTTGATGAGCCCCACTGAGTCGCAAAAGAACGAGGCCGGACAGCCGCCGTCGTTTGAAGCCGCTTTAGAGCGGCTGGAGAAGCTGGTGTCTAATCTCGAATCCGGAGACGTGCCGCTCGAGCAGTCGCTCCAAGCCTTCGAGGAAGGACAGCGTTTGATCAAATTCTGTGAACAGAAACTCCAGACGGCAGAGCGGGCGCTCAAGCAGCTCGCCAAAGAGGCCGATGAGGCTTTGGGCCGCTCTGATGACCGTCCGGCAACGTCGTAACCTGGCACTGGAACGCCGCACATGATCCTCGGAATCATGGGCAACCTCCGCAAGCCCACCTTCCGCAAATCCCTGCCGACCGTTGTCGCCGAACTGCGCAAGCGCAAGGCCTCGTTTGTCATGGATGAAGCGGCCTCCAACGGTCTGAACCTCTCCTCCTCTGAAATCCTTCCTGCTTCGCAGCTTGCCGACAGGGCCACGCTGATATTGAGCTTTGGCGGCGACGGCACTCTGCTGCGCACCGCACGTACGGTCGGAGATCGCCGCATTCCGATTCTGGGGGTAAACCTCGGACCGGGACTGGGGTATTTGACCGAGCTGGGCCTCGACGAGTTCTACACCTCGATGGATCTGATTCTCGACGAGAAATTCCGGACGGAAGAGCGGATGATGCTGCAGGCAGAGATGAACGGCGGTGCGCCGCCGATCGTCACGGCGCTGAATGACATCACCGTCGGCCACTCGCAGATTTCGCGGACGACCCAGCTTCAGGTGATCATAGACGGCAAGCCCGTCACCACCTACCGCTGCGACGGATTGATCGTCGCCACGCCTACCGGGTCCACGGCGTACAGCCTTTCGGCGGGCGGACCGATTCTCGAGCCGACACTCAGCGTGATGATCGTCACTCCGATTAGCCCGCACACGCTGACGATGCGGCCGGTGGTGATTTCGGCGAACCGCACCCTGGAAATTCGCGCAGGCGAGAGTTCGGTGCTGGCGGCAGACGGCGAAAATGTGAAGTCGCTGAAGAGCGGAGACGTGATCCGCGTCAGCCGCGCGCCCTACACCACGGTGATTGCCAGTGTAACGGGACACGATTTCTATCACGTGCTGCGCGCCAAGCTGAAGTGGGGCACCGCCCAGCTTGAACCCTAAGAGATAATCACCCCCATCCCCCCGGCCCCCCGCCTTCGTCGAGGTCTAAGGACTTTCCCCATGAAATAGGGAAAGGGGGAGCTGATGAAGCAGATAGCGTTGACCAAGAGAAATTATGGGCCTTTTCGATAAAGTAAAGCAAGCTTTCAAGAAAACCCGGGAAGTGCTGGGCGATAAGATCGCCGCGGTCTTCAGTTCGGGGCGGAAGCTTGATGCGCAGTTGCTGGCGGAACTTGAGGATGTGCTGCTGGCCTCGGATGTCGGCGTGGAAACGACCGGCGAACTGCTGGCCGGGCTGAAAGAGGCGGGGCGCGAAGATGGCGGCAAGACGGCCCCGGACGTGCTGCTTCGGCAGCAAATTGTCCGCCTGCTGGAGCAGGCGGAAGGCAGCGCTCCTCCCATGCAGTCTCCGCATGTCATGCTGGTGGTGGGCGTCAACGGCACCGGCAAGACCACGACAATCGGTAAGTTGGCCCATTTCTACAAGAATCAGGGCAAATCCGTAGTGCTGGCGGCGGCGGATACCTTCCGCGCCGCGGCGATTGAACAGCTTCAGATCTGGGGAGAGCGGTCCGGGGTTAAGGTGATCGCAGGTTCGATGAATGCCGACTCGGCGGCGGTGGCTTTCGATGCGCTGGACGCGGCTTTGAGCCGCAGCGCGGATGTGTTGCTGATCGATACCGCTGGACGCCTGCATAACAAAGTTAACCTCATGAAGGAACTGGAAAAGGTTTCCCGCGTCTTAAAGAAGAAAGTACCGACAGCACCGCACGAAGTACTTCTTGTTTTGGATGCCACAACGGGACAGAATGGCTTGAATCAAGCTCTGGAATTCACGCGTGTGGCTCCAGTGACCGGGTTAGTGCTTACTAAGATCGATGGCACCGCCAAGGGAGGTGTCATTCTCTCTATTTCCAAACGGCTGGGAATTCCGATCCGCTATGTGGGATTTGGTGAAGGGATGGAAGATCTGGCGCCGTTCAGTGCAGAGAAATTCGCCGAAGGCCTACTGGGTGATTTTGCGCAAACTGCGGCGGGCCAGTGAAACTCAGCGAACCGACACCACTTGCCCTCGATGCATCGGGATTGCGCTTTGCGATTGTCGTGGCGCGGTTCAATGAAACCGTCACGCGGGCGCTACTGGACGGCGCGGTGAGCGCGCTGAAGGAGCGGGGAGCTAAAGAAGATCAAATTGAAGTCGCATGGGTGCCGGGAGCCTTCGAACTGCCGCTGGTAGCGCAGGTTCAGGCCAACCGGTTCGATATTTCAGCGGTGATTTGCCTCGGGGCGGTGATCCGTGGGGAGACGCCGCACTTTGAGTATGTCAGTCACGCGGCAGCGACAGGAATTTTGCGCGTAAGCCTGGAATCCGGCAAGCCAGTGGCCTTCGGAGTGCTGACGACGGATACTCCGGAACAGGCGTATGAACGTGCCGGTGGCAAGGTAGGGAATAAGGGAGCGGATGCGGCGCTGACCGCGCTGGAAATGGTTCACCTGCTCACGCGGCTGGAGGACACGGCAACACCTTTGTGAGTGCTTTCAGAGTCCCTTCCTTCTGCCGAGTGATGAGGAGCACATTGTTATGAAGTACACAGTTCTGGCGCTTCTGTGCCTGCTGCCGGCCTTACTGTTCGCGCAGGCTTTTCAGTGGACAACGTTCACCTCCACGTCCAACGTGGTGGATATGGTGGTGTCGCAGGGCAAAGTCTGGACGGCGACCTCGGGTGGCCTGGCCGGTTATGATCCGGTTTCAGGAACATTCGATCTCTATACCAATACGCGCGGCCTGGCGATGAACGAATGCGTGGCTGTGGGGACGGATGCGCGCGGCTTTGTCTGGGCGGGCTTGGGCGATGCGCGGATCACGCGCATTAATCCGACGACCCATGACGTGCGGCAGGTGGTAGATCTGGCCAATGACGTCTTCGAAATCAACGCGATTCTTCCCGTCGGCGATGAGGTTTTTGTCGCGGCCAACAACGGCATCTACCGCTTTGCCTATTACCGGGTGGTGGATGATTACCGCGTGCTTGAGGCCATAAAGGTTTTGGGGACGTTTCCGGGAGAGACGCGCGTCACGTCACTCGCGGTGTCGGGCGGCTATCTCTATGCGGGAACCGCTTCCGGGCTGGCGCGTGTGTCCCTCAGCCTGCCGCAACTGAATGCGCCGGCGGCCTGGACCACCTTCACCCACGAGAACAGTTCGCTGCCGGAGAACAATGTTGTGGCGCTGCAAGGGTACGCCGATCCGGCGAATCTGCTAAATATTGCTACGCCGAACTATGTGTCAAGCCTGGTAGACACGGTGTGGACGACGCAGCTCCTGCCGGGCGTGGTGGATTTTGCCGACGAGGATTTTCACTGGGCCGTCAGCGATACCAACGGAACCAGCCACGTGTGGCACGTGGATGCGCCGCAGGGGCAATGGCAGGCGACCGGCGACGGTCTTCCCAGCGCGATCCGGGTGGCCGTGGTGCGCTTGAGCGGCGTGAGCATGCTTGTGCTGGGGATGAGCGACAGCGGACAGGGAAGCGGCGGATTAATACTTTCGGCTTCGCCGGGAAACACGCCGTGGGGAGCACCGGTCAGCGCGCCGGGCATCGGCGGCAATTTCATTACGGCGCTGGGAGTGGATCCGCAGGGCAAACTGTGGGCGGGCGGCTCCGGATCGACATCGGGCGTCTATGTGCGGCACGGCGACACGTGGACGAACTTCGACCGCAGCACAGGCTATCAGCATCCGTTTTTCTATGCTCATCCCACCAGCTTTGCCTTTGATGATTTCGGCGGCACGTGGGCGGGATCGACGGGCAATGGCGTTGCGTGGTTTCACTCGGACAGCATCACTTACTTCAACAATTTCGACTGGGACACGGCGGGATTTGCGAATGTGGGCGGCACACTGGTTCCGCGGCTGAACGGCCTCAACGACAGTCCCACGCAGGGCAAGTATTACGTCGAGACCTACGTGGCGCGGGACGCCGGCGGCAATGTATTTATCTCCAACCTCGAGACAAAGACCGGTTACTCGGTGATGGCGGCGTCCAGAGGCTGGATGGCGCACGGCAATAATCCTGCGCCGTGGCCTTACTTCCTGCCTCACGGGGTATCGCTGCAGGCGACCACGTATTACTACGCCGTCGGCAGAATGCTCGCGGATCCTTACGACAGGTTGTGGATCGGCTCGGGCCGTAATGGCGGATACACGTTTGTGCTGGACACGCGCGGCACGCTAGCGGATACGACCGATGACCAGTGGAGCGCCTTCACGCCCAACGAACGGCGGGACAACGTCACCTGCTTCGATCCGATCGACAAGGAAGTTCTCGACTGGACCGTGGACCACCAGGGGTATATGTGGGCAGGCAGCATCTCGGGCGCGTATTACACGCAGGGCGGCGTGCCCGGCGACCCGACGCTGACGCATTTTATTTGCGTGGCGGATCTGCCGGTGGGACACCGTGTCAATGCCATCCACGTGGACGCGCAGGACAATAAGTGGTTCGGCACGGATAACGGCGTGGCGGTGCTGGATAAGAATTTCAACTGGATCTACGTCTTCCAGACGGCGAACAGCGTCGATCATCCGTCAGGCCTGGTCTCGAACAATGTGCTGGCGATCACATCCAATCCGGAGACGGGGGAGATCTGGATCGGAACGGCAGATGGATTGTCGCGGTTTACATCGGCGTTTGTCTCGTCGGGCAGCGGTGATCTCGGATCGCTCTGGCCATATCCGAATCCGTTCCACGCCGACGGTTCGCAACATATGCGGGTGGATCCCGTACGGCTGGGTGGGCGCTTTGACGAGTTTCGCGTTCTGACCATGTCGGGACGGCTGGTACGCAAACTGGATTGGGCCGCTATGACCGATCCGGGCAGCACCGGCGGCTGGGACGGACGGAACGACGGCGGTGAGTTTGTGGCCGGTGGAATCTACCTGCTGGTGGCCTCCTCCAACGATGGAAAGTCCGCCGTGGGCAAAATTGCTGTTCTGGGAAGATAGGGAGATGCTTCGCCAACTTGTCATTCGGGACTACCTTCTCGTGCGGCGCGCCACGCTGGACTTCTCCGACGGTCTGACGGTGCTGACCGGCGAGACCGGCGCGGGTAAGAGCATGGTGCTGGGCGCGCTGGATGTGCTGCTGGGTGAACGGGTGCCGAAAGACGCCGTAGCGGCCGGAGCCGAGCGCGCCGTCATTGAAGGCACGTTCGTGCTCGAACGGCCCGAACTGCTCAGCGGCGTGATCTCGAAGGATGATTACGATCTGGACGGCGAATTGCTGCTGCGGCGCGAGATTCCCCGGCAGGGCAGAGTGCGTTCGTGGCTGAATGATCACCCGCTTCCGCAGGATGCGCTGGCAAGATTGCGCGACGCGCTGTGCGACTTCCACGGACAGCGGGAACACCAGTCACTGTTCAAGCCCGCATTGCAGCTCGAGTTTCTCGATGATTTCGGCGACAACAAGGCCCATGTTCAAAACATGGCGCGATTGTTTGCGTTGCGGTCCCAGCAGAAGCGTGAACTGGTGGCCGCGCAGGCGGCGCTCAGCGCGCACCGCAAGGACCGGGCGCTGCTGGAATATCAGCTTGAAGAGATCGAGCGGCTGGGGCTAAAGGCCGGCGAAGAGGAGCAGGTGGAAGCGCGGCTGGCCAAACTTGAAGGCGCGGAGAAGTTGTCCGCGGAAGCTTCGCGGCTGCTTGGTATACTTTCCGAATCCGAACCGTCGGTGGTCGGGTTGGCGGGAATGGCAAAGATGGTTGCAGCGGGGATTGTCAAGACGGATCGCGATCTGGCACAAGTGGCGGACGAACTCTCCGAGATTACTTCGCGTTTGAAAGACATCGCCGGGGACGTGCGGCACTATCTCGACACTCTCAATTTCGATGACGCCGAACTGACGCGGCTGCGCGAGCGGCGCTCGGTCTTGTGGGAACTGCGACGCAAGCACGGCATGAATCTGGAACAGATTCTGGCGCGGGCCGGAGAATTGAAAACTCTGCTGGAAGAAGGCGAGACCCTTGAACAGCAGTGTGACGATCTCGGGGCGGCGCTAAAAAAGCTGGACACGGAGCTGGTGGCCTCGGCGCAGGAACTGTCGAGGCGGCGGCACGCAGCGGCGGGAGAATTTGCGCAGCGCGTGGTAACGGCCCTGAGGCCGCTGGGATTTCCCGAGCCGCAATTCCTCGTTCCGGTGCAGACGCTGCCCGAGCCGTTTGATCCCGAGCAGATCGGTTCGAGCGGCGCGGACAAGGTGGAGTATCAGTTTTCCGCCAATCCGGGCAGCAAGCCTTCTCCCATCGGCGCGGTGGCCTCGGGCGGAGAATCGTCCCGCGTCACGCTGGCGATCAAGACCGTGCTTTCGGAGAAGGCCGAGTATCCGATGATGGTCTACGACGAAATCGACCTTGGTATTTCGGGTCGCGTCGCCGATCAGGTTGGTAAGGCACTGGCGCATCTGTCGCGCCGCCATCAGGTGCTGGTGATCACGCACCTCCCGCAAATTGCATCACGCGCGGACCAGCATCTGGCGATCCGCAAATCATCTCACGGTGACACAACAGAGACGACGGCCCGCTTCCTGTCGGATGACGAGCGGATTCAGGCCATCGCCGCGCTCATCGCCGGGGCAAAGATCACCGATCAATCCCTCGCTTCGGCCAGCGAACTGCTGCGCCAGAGCGGCAAACTCAAAAGCCTTTCCTCTTAATTTGGATAAATTGGTAATTCAGGGCGGCCAACCGCTCGAAGGCGAAATCCGCATTTCCGGCTCGAAGAATGCCACGCTGCCGCTTCTTGCCGCGACGCTGCTTGCCCCGGGCAAGTACCGCTTTACAAATGTGCCGCGTCTGGCGGACGTGCGTACCATGTCCCATCTGTTGCGCATTCTGGGCGCGCAAGTGGATGAAAAAGAGCATGAGCTGGTGATTGACACCGCGTACGCTCGCTACAACGAAGCTCCCTACGAGCTGGTGAAGACCATGCGTGCGAGCTTTTATGTGCTCGGCCCATTGGTGGCGCGGCACAAGGAAGCCCGGGTATCGATGCCCGGCGGCTGCGCGTGGGGGCCGCGCCCGGTGGATCTGCACATCAAAGGGCTTGAGGCGCTCGGCGCAATCACAGACCTTGAGGAAGGCTTTGTGGTGGCGCGCGCGGAAAAGCTGCGCGGCGCAACCTTTGAGTTTCCGATTTCCAGCGTCGGCGCAACGGGGAATGTGCTGATGGCGTCCGTGCTGGCTTCAGGCCGGACCGTGCTGAAGAACTGTGCCGTGGAACCGGAGATCTCGCAGCTTGCCAAGTTTCTGACGCGGATGGGCGCGGACATCGACGGCATCGGCACGCGGGAGATGGTGATCAAGGGCGTCACGGAACTGCATCCGGTGGATGCGGAGATGATTCCCGACCGCATCGAGACCGGAACCTATCTGTGCGCCGTGGGCATGGCCGGTGGCCGGGTGAAACTCGATCACTGCGAGCCGCGCCACGTGGAGTGTCCGCTCGAGCGCGCAAAGGATATGGGGCTGCATATCGAATCCGACGGGGATTCGGTGACGGTGGAACGGCGCTCTTCCAAACTGATTCCGATTGATCTAACCACGGAGCCTTATCCGGGATTTCCGACGGATTTGCAGGCGCCGTTCATGGCGATGGCCAGCCTGGCCGACGGCACGAGCCGTATCACCGATACGGTGTATCGCGACCGTTTTACCCATGTGGCCGAGCTTGCCCGGCTCGGCGCGAAGATCTCCATGCAGGAAAACACGGCCGAGATCAGCGGCATCGCGGAACTGAAAGGCGCTCCGGTGATGTCGACGGATCTGCGCGCGTCGGTGTGCCTTGTGCTGGCCGGTCTTGCGGCGCGCGGCACCACCGAAGTCAAACGCATCTACCACCTCGACCGCGGCTATGAGAAGATCGAAGAGAAGCTGTCAAAGGTCGGCGCGCGAATTTCGCGCGAGGAAGGCGAGTTGTGAGCGCGGGCTTTGTCCATCTTCATAATCATTCCGAATACAGTCTGTTAGATGGCGCGTGCAAGGTGGGTGAGCTGATTCAGCGCACCAAGGAACTTGGCATGAACGCGCTGGCCCTGACGGACCACGGCGCGCTGTTCGGCGCGATGGAATTCTATTTTGCCGCGAAGAAGGCCGACGTCAAGCCGATCATCGGCTGCGAAACGTACATCTGCTCCAACCGCAAGGACCGGGGATCGCCCGGCGGACGATGGGGCGATTATGCCAACCATCTGCTGCTGCTGGCGAAGAACGAGACCGGTTACCGCAATCTCGTCAAGCTTTCGTCCATCGGTTACACCGAAGGGTTTTATTACCGTCCGCGGATCGACCACGAGATGCTGGCGAAATATTCCGAGGGATTGATCGCCACGTCGGGCTGCCTGGCGGCGGAGATTCCCACACTGCTGCTGAACGAGGACGAAGAGGGGGCGTGGAAGAAGGCCGGATGGTACCGCGAGGTTTTCGGCGACGATTTTTATATCGAGTTGCAGTGGCACAATCTGGAGGAGGACCGCAAGGTCTTCTCCAAGTTGCAATCGCTGTCGAAGAAGCTGGGCTCGCGGCTGGTCGGCACCAACGACACGCATTACCTGAAGCGCGAACACGCCGAAGCGCACGACATGCTGCTATGCATCGGCACCGGCGCCAACGTTGCGGATCAGAACCGGTTGCGGTTCGACACGCAGGAGTTTTATCTCAAGACTCCCGACGAGATGCGCGAGCTGTTCCGCGACTGCGACGAGGCCGTGGCAAGCACGGTGGAGATCGCCGACAAGTGCGACATCAAGCTGGACTTTTCCAAGCGCCATTTGCC
The sequence above is a segment of the bacterium genome. Coding sequences within it:
- a CDS encoding NAD(+)/NADH kinase; the encoded protein is MILGIMGNLRKPTFRKSLPTVVAELRKRKASFVMDEAASNGLNLSSSEILPASQLADRATLILSFGGDGTLLRTARTVGDRRIPILGVNLGPGLGYLTELGLDEFYTSMDLILDEKFRTEERMMLQAEMNGGAPPIVTALNDITVGHSQISRTTQLQVIIDGKPVTTYRCDGLIVATPTGSTAYSLSAGGPILEPTLSVMIVTPISPHTLTMRPVVISANRTLEIRAGESSVLAADGENVKSLKSGDVIRVSRAPYTTVIASVTGHDFYHVLRAKLKWGTAQLEP
- the ftsY gene encoding signal recognition particle-docking protein FtsY, producing the protein MGLFDKVKQAFKKTREVLGDKIAAVFSSGRKLDAQLLAELEDVLLASDVGVETTGELLAGLKEAGREDGGKTAPDVLLRQQIVRLLEQAEGSAPPMQSPHVMLVVGVNGTGKTTTIGKLAHFYKNQGKSVVLAAADTFRAAAIEQLQIWGERSGVKVIAGSMNADSAAVAFDALDAALSRSADVLLIDTAGRLHNKVNLMKELEKVSRVLKKKVPTAPHEVLLVLDATTGQNGLNQALEFTRVAPVTGLVLTKIDGTAKGGVILSISKRLGIPIRYVGFGEGMEDLAPFSAEKFAEGLLGDFAQTAAGQ
- the ribH gene encoding 6,7-dimethyl-8-ribityllumazine synthase — its product is MKLSEPTPLALDASGLRFAIVVARFNETVTRALLDGAVSALKERGAKEDQIEVAWVPGAFELPLVAQVQANRFDISAVICLGAVIRGETPHFEYVSHAAATGILRVSLESGKPVAFGVLTTDTPEQAYERAGGKVGNKGADAALTALEMVHLLTRLEDTATPL
- the recN gene encoding DNA repair protein RecN, whose protein sequence is MLRQLVIRDYLLVRRATLDFSDGLTVLTGETGAGKSMVLGALDVLLGERVPKDAVAAGAERAVIEGTFVLERPELLSGVISKDDYDLDGELLLRREIPRQGRVRSWLNDHPLPQDALARLRDALCDFHGQREHQSLFKPALQLEFLDDFGDNKAHVQNMARLFALRSQQKRELVAAQAALSAHRKDRALLEYQLEEIERLGLKAGEEEQVEARLAKLEGAEKLSAEASRLLGILSESEPSVVGLAGMAKMVAAGIVKTDRDLAQVADELSEITSRLKDIAGDVRHYLDTLNFDDAELTRLRERRSVLWELRRKHGMNLEQILARAGELKTLLEEGETLEQQCDDLGAALKKLDTELVASAQELSRRRHAAAGEFAQRVVTALRPLGFPEPQFLVPVQTLPEPFDPEQIGSSGADKVEYQFSANPGSKPSPIGAVASGGESSRVTLAIKTVLSEKAEYPMMVYDEIDLGISGRVADQVGKALAHLSRRHQVLVITHLPQIASRADQHLAIRKSSHGDTTETTARFLSDDERIQAIAALIAGAKITDQSLASASELLRQSGKLKSLSS
- the xseA gene encoding exodeoxyribonuclease VII large subunit, producing MSQQEKIYTVTQITREIKRVIHEGFGALWVEGEISGYKRHTSGHHYFTLKDGASQMSCAMWKMSAGWLTFQPQDGMKVQVWGNLEVYEPAGRYQLIALQMRPSGVGELQRAFEVLVQKLRAEGLFELERKRPLPPYPETIGLITSADGAALHDMRTVAARRWPGVQLVLAPVKVQGTGAAQEIASAIRAFNREGLADVLVVGRGGGSLEDLWAFNEEIVARAIFESRIPVVSAVGHEVDFTVADLVADVRAPTPSAAMELVLPDCQDVADYVAELKRRLASRRVEQLRSLRQRLDALSRHWALRQPVNLVHANTQRLDDLHSRLEAASSRLLKDKQHSLERVRELLTLFHPQAILERGYAVVRDGDGQYVRDVRALTPGAGVSIFFARGRADAQIQHIHDNGNLDEPH
- a CDS encoding HU family DNA-binding protein — translated: MTKQDLVDRLSNEIGMPKLEVQTVVDGLLSLVMDSVASGQRVELRRFGVWKPVNRKGRKVRTPGGIHEIDVPDRPSVVFVPSTEFRARVSDLKFEEAGTV
- the xseB gene encoding exodeoxyribonuclease VII small subunit is translated as MSPTESQKNEAGQPPSFEAALERLEKLVSNLESGDVPLEQSLQAFEEGQRLIKFCEQKLQTAERALKQLAKEADEALGRSDDRPATS
- a CDS encoding LysM peptidoglycan-binding domain-containing protein, translating into MRPTLILLVALVPTLLLTARVDAAHSATTTASSETKQLLSSRPIGDNSQLTERQKWSLARDAFDKAQAEEKRKDNEAAAYYYEVALELLGSLDMASIEVPTRRVLDLQSKVLKKYNSFLASIDNLPSTAGPVAILESSAPSDEADTESLPEKPAPDLIAPQATLRPDRTQLPNVPMTMNAAVAGQITFFMNRGRKVMMKWMERAAYMFPRLRPIMAEEGIPQEVLFLAMIESGLNPRAYSYAHAAGVWQFIPSSGRIYGLDVGRLYDERMHVEESTRAACQYLRKLYDEFGDWYLAFAAYNCGELRVEREIAHSRTRDYFGLKKLPAQTRSYVPAYLATRAICENPGQYGFPPLSPETPYGGVDVWVNGSYRLDHVAQAAGVDPETVADLNPEFVQGVTPSGSPVRVRLPRKADKDFESRLAALPRTVIPETGVHKVRRGETLAEIAQLYDTTPNAIRTLSENRKVNFKKLRGGMQLAVPLGQKVEPKVEPSQIAAADVSKSAAAPKTAAPAPVSKTDTGEARTVAAVNTNAPANHEIIYTVHKGESIGQISRQLGVSVDEIVSQNHISNPNKVLPGSKLKIMIQGAPEVAQTPEPAPKAEASAAKKVDSKRFTHTVQPGDTVWSIARTYGQDPHKILHWNGLTRESTLYPGQELIINQ